The Deltaproteobacteria bacterium genome contains the following window.
TTGATCGTGGAACCGGCGGTCGCCGATTCCATCACCGGCAAGAACTGGAACCGCTACATTTTCCGGACCGGCCGCAACTCGGGCCAGGATGCCATCAGCAACGCCGTTGCAGTGGCCAAACCCGGCGTGAGCATTGCGACTATCGCCCAGGACTACGCTTTTGGCCGTGACGGTGTGGCCGCCTACAAGACAGCCGCCGAAAAGCTGGGCGCCAAGATCGTTCACGAAGAGTATGCCAACCCCAAAGCCACCGACTTCACGGCTGCCATCCAAAAGTGCATCAAGGCGCTCAAGGACAAGCCCGCGCCCAAATACGTGTTTGTCATCTGGGCCGGCAAGGGCGGACCCATCCCGCAATTGATCGCGAGTGGGCTGGACAAATACGGCATCGAGATTACCAGTGGCGGTAATGTCCTGGCAGCCCTGAAAGCCATGAAGCCGCTCAAGGGCATGAAAGGTTCCATCTACTACTACTATGAAAACCCGGACAACCCGGTGAACGACTGGTTCGTCAAGGAGCACTACGCGCGCTTCGACGGACCGCCGGACTTCTTCACCTGCGGCGGGTTTGCAGCGGCCAGCGCCGTGGTCTCCGCCATCACCAAGGCCGGCGGCACCGACACCGAAAAGCTCATCGATGTCATGGAGGGCATGGTGTTCATGACCCCCAAGGGCACCATGATCTTCCGCAACGAAGACCACCAGGCCCTGCAGAACATGTTCGCCTTCGAACTGGGCGTCAGGGATGACGTGGAGTGGGCCGTTCCCAATTTGATCCGGGTGATGGGCCCCGCGGAAACGGCGCCCCCGATCCTGAACAAATAAGGATCTACCCTGGAACCACAAAGACACAAAGGGCACAAAGATTTCATTGCCCGTGCCCAGCGTGTCTTTGTGGTTGCAATCGGATTTGATATTTCCGCAAACAACAAGGTTTTCAGTATGAGCGACAACAATACCGTACCCATCATCGAAACCCCGATCATAGAAACCCGGGATCTGACCATCCGTTTTGGCGGGCACGTCGCCGTGGACCACGTGAACTTCAGCATGGAGCCGTTCACGCTCAAGTCCATCATCGGTCCTAACGGGGCCGGTAAAACGACCTTTTTCAACATGCTGACCGGCCAATACAAACCCACCGAAGGCAAAGTCTATTTGAAAGGCAGGGACGTCACCCAGTTGAAACCCGCCCAGCGGACCAAACTGGGCATGGGCCGCTCCTTTCAGCTGACCAACATCTTCCCGGAACTCACCGTACTGGAAAATGTCAGGGTCGCCGTGCAGTCCCGGGAAGGTTTCGGCTTCAACTTCTGGAAAAACTTCCGTCATTTTTGCCAATCCGAAGACGAAGCCTACGTCATTCTCCAGGAGGTCACGCTGCATGAAAAGTGGAAGGCCAAGTCGGCACAGCTGACCCACGGTGAAAAGCGCAAGCTGGAAATCGCCATCCTGCTGGCACTGAAGCCTGAGATCCTTTTTCTCGACGAACCCACCGCCGGCATGAGCCGGGAAGAGGTCCCCGCCATCCTGGAACTGCTGGAAAAAATCAAAGGCCGCAGGGATCGAAGCCTCTTGCTCGTCGAGCACAAAATGGACATGATCATGTCGCTCTCCGACACCATCATGGTGCTTCAGGAGGGCCGCCTGATCGCCGACGGCAACCCCGAAGAAATCTACAAGAGTGAGGCGGTCCAGGAGGCCTATCTTGGAGGAGGTGCGGTACGTGACTGACACACTATTGAAAGCCGAAGGGATCCACACCTTCATCGGACAGCACCACATCCTTCAAGGCGTCTCTTTTGAAGCCAAGACCGATGGGGTCACCGTACTCCTGGGACGCAACGGTGCCGGCAAGAGCACCACCCTCAAGACCATCATGGGGCTGCTTCCCGCCACCCGGGGGAAACTCATTTTCAAGGGACGGCCGATCCAATCGAAGAAGCCCCACCAGATCGCCCGCATGGGGATCGGTTTCGTCCCCGAAAACATGGGCATCTTTTCCGAACTCACGGTGGAAGAGAACATGCAGGTGGCCATGTTGAAGGATGACCTCGCTACCCGCAAGCGCCTGGAAGACATCCTGCAGATGTTCACGGCCCTGAAGGAGTTCTGGAAAACCAAGGCCGGCAACCTCAGCGGCGGCCAGAAACAGATGCTGAGCATTGCCCGGGCCATCGTCAACGAGACATCCCTTTTGTTGATCGACGAGCCCACCAAAGGACTGGCGCCCATCATCATCAACGCCCTGATACAAGCCATCAATCAGATCAAGCAGCACAGCGTCGTTCTCCTGGTGGAACAAAATTTCTACATGGCCAGCCAGGTGGGCGATCAGTTCTACATTCTCGACGACGGCCAGGTGGTCCACAGCGGCATGATGCAGGACCTGGTCGAAGACGAAGAACTGCAGAGCCGTTATCTGGGAATTACGAAATAAAATCGTGTACCACGATTTTATGAAACGCGA
Protein-coding sequences here:
- a CDS encoding substrate-binding domain-containing protein; this encodes MFIVAGLVLTSPAFAAGPIKIGIIQGLSGPYEIYGKAEVTGFKMGLEWATNGTNKILGRDVELIVEDTQLKPANGKMLLTKLYSDDKVDIAVGPTSSGVALACLPVAQEFKKILIVEPAVADSITGKNWNRYIFRTGRNSGQDAISNAVAVAKPGVSIATIAQDYAFGRDGVAAYKTAAEKLGAKIVHEEYANPKATDFTAAIQKCIKALKDKPAPKYVFVIWAGKGGPIPQLIASGLDKYGIEITSGGNVLAALKAMKPLKGMKGSIYYYYENPDNPVNDWFVKEHYARFDGPPDFFTCGGFAAASAVVSAITKAGGTDTEKLIDVMEGMVFMTPKGTMIFRNEDHQALQNMFAFELGVRDDVEWAVPNLIRVMGPAETAPPILNK
- a CDS encoding ABC transporter ATP-binding protein, producing MSDNNTVPIIETPIIETRDLTIRFGGHVAVDHVNFSMEPFTLKSIIGPNGAGKTTFFNMLTGQYKPTEGKVYLKGRDVTQLKPAQRTKLGMGRSFQLTNIFPELTVLENVRVAVQSREGFGFNFWKNFRHFCQSEDEAYVILQEVTLHEKWKAKSAQLTHGEKRKLEIAILLALKPEILFLDEPTAGMSREEVPAILELLEKIKGRRDRSLLLVEHKMDMIMSLSDTIMVLQEGRLIADGNPEEIYKSEAVQEAYLGGGAVRD
- a CDS encoding ABC transporter ATP-binding protein; this encodes MTDTLLKAEGIHTFIGQHHILQGVSFEAKTDGVTVLLGRNGAGKSTTLKTIMGLLPATRGKLIFKGRPIQSKKPHQIARMGIGFVPENMGIFSELTVEENMQVAMLKDDLATRKRLEDILQMFTALKEFWKTKAGNLSGGQKQMLSIARAIVNETSLLLIDEPTKGLAPIIINALIQAINQIKQHSVVLLVEQNFYMASQVGDQFYILDDGQVVHSGMMQDLVEDEELQSRYLGITK